The stretch of DNA AATGTTTtcgatggaaaaaaaatattttaagaaaaaatataataaagtccagagaaaataaaactaattggTGGTTTATTTCTGCAATAAATAATTCGAGATTCAAATTcagtttgattgaaaaataaaaagaaaaaaaatgtcctctATTGGCTTCAAGCTGACcgttaattttcataattttaattgcttcaACGTTTCACCTTACTGTACTAACGAAACATTAGCGTAAATGTTTCATGCGTAGAAGAAACaagaagcaaataaaattaggaaatcGTAACTGTCGCTTAAGAAATccttaaggaaattaaaaaaaaatatcttgagaaatcttaaatttttgctttaaaaaaatgagaatttcttaaggaaatttacacaaaaaaatataataaaaattaagaaatcaaaagttattaGCTGTTTAATTCACGCACTAATTTCCCGACCACCCTCTAccgccaaaaattttattttctctagaCTAGAGAGATCTCTCAACTATAATCtacttttaatatttagaaaaaaaatctacaaactactgaaaaagatttttgtaaaataaattgtaaaaaaaaaatcaatttaatctcaaagagattttttgaggcaaaattgagaattttcggtATAATGTATCATCCAAATTGCATGTTCCGGATTTTGGCActtgtggaagttttttttcattttttttgttttaaaaaaaaaaagccatcaAATGTGGAAGATCCCTAAAAACGATCGCGAAAGATCATGCCGAAATGCAATATAAACTTATATtctagaataaataaatgagattcaatggatttctttcttttcttttcttttgacaaaTGAGATGAGATCATTTGATGTGTTCCAATGGTCTCAATTTAGAGATCATTAAGATGTTAAGATTGCATATGTTGATGCATTGACAGGGAGctttgaagcatatgcttgatGCATTGAAAGGGACAATATGTCAAATGGCCgccattttctcaaatttttttataaaactttattggctttttttctttgtgatcccagcggaaaatggtgaatatttttagcgattctttatccttttttgattccctacaagactgggtgggtcaaaattattttctccgtTTTCTCAAGTTAGGTACTTGGCCCATATCAactgcatgaactcctttatactgaaaatttgaaagaactgagaagaatattctaaaagaGAGACCATTTGGAACAACTAATCGCAAACATTTTTAGTGATCTTCCCGCAGAGTTAAGGAgcaaagattaattaattcttaccGGAATGTCTGCaatgtatacataatataggcAAAGGGGCACTTCATAGGAGTGTCACATTGCCCAAATTCTCCTTTATAACTGTCTCCATTACAACTTGGAAGACAGTTTGAACGTTGGCAGTATCGGTGGCGGTGGTGAAGTGTGGGCAGATAACTTTGCGATCATTGTGATTGCGCTGGAGGAACTTTTTCTGAATGAACAATGCTGCCTCATCGATATTCCGATCGGGTCCCTTGTAGTCGGGAAAGAAGAGCCTCAAATGGCGTCCGGAGGACATAATTTTATCCCGAAATAGGTCCAATTTGTTGAGGAAGAGCACAAATGAGGCCTCCTTGAACCAGCGATTGTTGACAATTTGCTCAAAGAGATTGAGACTCTCCTCCAGTCGATTGACTGTGTTGTCCTCCAGGAGGGTCATATCAAAGCCACTGAGTGCCACCACAAAGAGCACCGCACGAACATCTTCGAAGCAGTAAACCCACTTCCGGCGCTGTGATCTCTGCCCCCCAACATCATACATGCTAATAATGTTGTCATTTATGCGGAAATTCGTCTCAATGATCCCATTTGTCCGTACACGTGCCCTCAGGACATCCGTGGGCGATGGGATGTAGCTGTCGGCACAAATTCTATCCATATTATCGAATAAATAGAGAGCTGAGTCATTTAGTTCGTAATCATAGCCACGTGCAACAGCCAGGCGCACCCCACGATCCTTCCAGAGAATCCTCAATGCCATTCGCACCTTTTCGATAATTTTGAATTCCATATCGAAGCAACTTGGGCTCGCGAGTACAATTTCCGCATAAATCTTATTGGAGGCATGTTCCAGATTGATCCGAAGCAGCCCCATGCCACTCAAGACGTACTTCATGCTTGACAGCAAATTATCCAGCACAGTCGGCCGGAAGGCGCTCAATTCGGCCGCTGTAAAGCCCTCCGAGTGGATGATCTTCATCTGCTTCACCAACGTACTCTTCCCACTCTCACCGGCGCCCAAAAGGAGAATCTTCAGGATACGCGGGTGCTCCTTGGCGAGTTCATCAAGTTGCTTGTCGATCTCCTCGCTACGACGCCTCGCGGTGATCTTATCACGCTCCACAGTCATACAAGCCCCCATTTAGGGAGActaaatttgcaaattcacTGCGTTAGATATCGGCCGTACAGATCCGGAAAAACCTACAAAGAGCCCCCCAAATGCAAATAATAACAATGAATCGCCATGACGCTCCCCCTGTCGGTGTGCCCAAACTTACTTTCACCGCCAATCTCATGTTCCACAGACAACGCACACACGTTGTGGGGCAGGAAGTGGCCAGGATGCACCTTTTACCAACTACTTGCGTATAAAAAACCGCCAAAAATATGCGAAAAAAGCATGCAAAACAGTtgtaaacaaacaattttgtgACAATGCTGCTTcaccttcttcttctccttacTTTCACTTTGCATTCGCGATCATTACGCGATCTTTACGCGAGTTACGCGATCATGCCAATATACCGTAAGAGGGGGGAAGTTGGATCGTATTGAGTGTAGGTaaggaataataaataaatcaggaTAAATATGATTCGAATAGGAACGTGCTAAGGCGTTAAAAACGATGATCCTTGTGACGTTATTATTTGAACTTTTCAGCAAATCTGCcagatttttcattctcaattaTAGAGTTTATAAACAAGCAGAAAAACaacaacattttaattgataaactatttattcaaaaataaaaattcttaacaatatgtatatatttttcatcttgCAGTAAAGCTGGGCagttttccattatttttaatatataaaatttctcaaatatatttttttcttaacaaataaagtagatcagtttttttatttaatttttttgaggtaGTTTGACTACATAAAATTCcttaacaatatttttcatttttcaagtAACCATAAATAAGATAGAGCTATATAGTTTTCCTTCTTTGACTGTACGGGCGTAGCTACAAATATATTCTAGGGATTCTAGgagttgcaattttttcttattttaaggatgccaaaaaaatccttaaaatcgACATAGTGGTCGAACAGTAAGAAAATTGAGACGGCcattgtatttaaattaagtttttaccagtttgtgaaattctaacgtttgatgtttcttttgtaacttttcacgttgtttttttttatagaaaaaattggtaaatctttcttttcttatgaGTAATTTGagcctgaaaatattttcttctagaCACAAAAGTATCCTCCCTAGCTACGCCACTCTGATTGATTAAATAGATCTTGAGATAAATGTGTTAAGCAAATTGTTAGAATATAAACAACAAAAtgtagattaaaatttttttatatgaatatcgagaaaatatctttttttcacatgacaataacaattttttttagttttttttagttaaattagCAATTTAGATTTTATGTTAGTAAAATTAgtaacaaaaatataatagaataatttttatgaaaatagttgtaaaatatatattttttaatatttataatatggcaagattctttttattattttttttttggaagatgctagttttttaaaacttgaagaactatattttttgaatttttaaacagtCCCAGAGTAAAGTATATTAGATAAAATTAAGGTTAAAGTTTGAAGTTAGAACTTTTggatcctccaagggttaatgcaaggaatattttttaatcctttttacctgtggaaaatggcaaaagatTTGCACAAGGATCACACGATTTATCCATAATAACTTGTTCTGGCATAAATTTCCCCCCTCCTGGTTTATACCATGATTCATTCATTCGAAGAATATCTTGAATCTCAAGATGGGGATTATTCTTCATGTGCTCGCCGAGGATGTAGACAAATTTCTGTGCACAACATGAAGTGGTGAACTCTTGATTTGTCTCACACCTATTGTAAACATCGTACACTTTACCCTTTGGCTCACCAGGATCCTCAAATTTGAATCCCCTCTTGGTTGTCCATTGAAATGTCCGTGGTTGTCCCGTCTGATCTAGGTCCTGAGGATTTTCCATGTTCTGCCTGTCGGAAAAAGGGGTTTTCCCGGACACAGTGATGAGCTTCAATTCGGTGCCATCGGtgaatttaacataaaaagcTCCCATCATCATTTCTTCTTTATCCTCCACATTACCAAACTTTGGGTGTCCtttgttgaaattctttttgatttgCTGCTTTGAGCGTCCCGATTCTTTGAATTGATCCGCCTTTTTCTTTAGTTCGTTGAGTTTATTGCGCAGCTCTGCAATTTCGGGATTTAATTCATTGGATGCTTTTATCCTATTCTCATGAGAGGGGTAGTAGTCTTCCGTCATACGAATATGATTTCTTCCTCCTGCCAAGAAGATGTGTGAACCATCAGATCCAAGTTCCTGGCGGACATACATAGCTATATAGCGTCTTGGATGCCTTTCCATCCGGTTTACTGTAAAGGCTCTGAGTTTGTTGGCATCAGTTTCAATTTTGTGGCCAACAGCTTCGAAGAAACAATTATTTCCACTACCATCGCTTGCTGACCAATTCCGATCTTCACCATAGGGGACATAGTGGCCATGGGGATTGTTCTCATCTGGAGGATGGTAAGATACCTCAATTGGATCACCTGGATATTGTTCTCCTATTTTTATAACATTCCCATTTTCCTCGTAAATGTGTATGGGGCGCTTTAGGACATCACTCAGGGCTGTAGCCTGCTCCTGCCCTGCTACGCCGccatttttgaattctttgatAATATCCAGGcaagtttgaattttcttccgttcatttttgtaatttctgAACGCCTTCAAGCCCACCGATGAAACATCTCGGCACGTCTTAATTGTATTACTCACAACATGATTGTACATTTCTTCAGTTAGTTGATCAGTTAAATTACCAATCAATTCATCAACATTTGACTTGGCGTCACCGGaagatttcaatttttgattaattttcttacacaaATCCTTAGCAAAGTCATAGACTCTTTTCCATGAAACATACTGATCAATTGCTAGGGCACAAAGCTGTACTTGCCAATTGCTGCAGTGCTGTGACATACCCAAAATGGCGTCCCTGAAGATCCCCAAAATGGTTTCGTAGTCAATGGCGTCGCGTATCTCTTGCATTACCTTCTGAAGTTCCTCTTGATTGGTGCGCTGTAGTTTTTCTCTGTTGATATTCTCCTCAACGGCTTTTTTCACATGCCTCCTTATGGCTGGCTTGAAGCCCTCCATCATTGAACTTAGCTGTGGTGTTACGATCTTTGTAATGATCACCGTTTGTGCAGTTCTCACGGCAATACCTTTTGCCGTTGTCATTGCAATGTGCTTCAAAGCTGCCATAGTTTTTTGATATCGCGTAAGTTCAGTCAATCTTCCCGCCATTTCCAACTGCTTTAGCTGGTTGATTTGCTTCAAATTCTCCCCGAGATATTTCAAATGTTGCAAATTATTTGCTTCTTTCAGTTCATTGAAGTACTTAAGCTTTTCAACATTGgacattttgttgaattttgcaacaatttccattttttcaaataactttCCAATTGTATCAAACTTCGTGGCAATGCGTTCACAAATATTCTTCATGTAGGGGCATTTTCTTAGGGTCTTTGCCATCCATCTGCATGCTCTTTTGgctttatttagaattttaggACACTGCATAGCTGCACTAATTCCCATTGTGAGCAGTGATATACCATAGCTGATGACTTTCCCCTTTATATAGGCTCCTTTGTGGAATTTCCCATCTGAACTCTGAATGATGAGATCCATTGCAATGTCACACACCCCCTCGGTTATCATGGTACCACCAATTGGTCCAACAACAGGGAGGGCAGGTGGGAAGGCAACACCGGTGGCAATGAGTCCAAGACCCCCGATTATTTGTACTCGTGCTCCTGCAATAACTTCATCGCAGACTTTGTACATTTCCTTGAGGTCGTAAATTGTATTTGTACCAACATCAGCTAATTCACTTAATTCCGCATCCATGACGACTTTCTTTatattcttctcattttcattttttggttTGAGATTTACAAAGTAATCTGGAGAACGAAGGGAAATTGATAATCCATCTCCTTGCTTGCAATTGTTAATTCTCtcaatgagatttttaatGTGTTCCACATAGAGATTAAGTCCTGCCCGTCTGGAGGTAAGATGTTtgaggaataaattttccgttACATCCGCCatattgttcaaaaattcttttctcaattttgaaGCATCTTTCTGTTGGGAGAATGTTAAATTTTGGTAATTCTTCATGAATTTCTCCAAACCATCATCCTTGATGGATTTAGCCATTATTCTGAGATTTTCGAGAGTCATTGGACCACATGAAGTGTTGTCAAGTTGCTCAATTCCAGGGTGATCGAAGAAATCAGCGCCCTTCCAGTGCTTACGGAATTCTTCTTTGATTACTGGAATATTCCCGCCAAAATCTCCTTTGGAATCTTTATAGAAAATTCGTATTTGATCCTGCACCTTCACAACGCACATTGCTACCCAATGAGCTCCTCCACCGTCATTTGATGTTCCGCCAATGTTGTAGCAAATGAATATTGGGAATTTATCCTGTAACTTACATTCCTTGCAGAATATTTCTATAAGATCTTTAGTGAGTCTATTCTTGAATTGTTTATCAGGATCAATATTCAGTGATTTCAACATGGCCGTaccaattttattcatatcCTCATCACTGTACCAGTAGGAAGCGTCACCTTTTCTTTCGTCCACATCCACGACAATATACCCGAATTCTTCATCTTTCTGAAGTTTCTCAATGTATTCCAATTCTTTTTTCAGAGCTTCTTGAGCTTTTGTCAAATTATATTTAGCATTCTCCTTGTATTTTCCATCTGGTTTAACGAAAGTGATGAAACAGAGATCTCCAATTGCTTGTCTACATTTATCCATAAATACATGACCCTTCTCAATTTCAACTTCAAACAACTTCATATATGCCCCATGAAGTATTTCAGGGTTATCACTTAAACCAATTGCATGATTTAGTGCTCTTTCAGCATCACTGTACTTTTCGTGTGAAAGAAAAGTATCGGCTTGTTGAATGGCATAGTAAgggttgaatttaatttgtccGTTAATCGTTGCACTAGCATGAGATTTGAAATCTTCAAATTCCTCTTTTGGATCCTTCGCAGTAAGATCAGCATTATTggtgaaattcttcttttccaaCCAAAATGCCCAGGATTCTTTCAAGTCATCCAACACAGATTGATAGCCTTccttgaattgattttcattcttcaAATTCCGATACAAATCGGCAAAACATTCAAAGAGATTGTCCTGAAAGTTGAGCTTGAGTACttcatcatttttaattcgttgaattcttttcttctcattcaaATCCCTTTTTTCCTTAATCTCCTTCATGTAATCTAGATCAGTGATGTCAACGGCTAGATGTTCAATTTCACCGTGTTTAACTATTAGCTTTGCCGTTCCTTCATTACCTTGCCTCGCTGTTCTTCCAAAGGCTTGATCCTCCACCCTTTTGTTGCACGGCAGAAAAGGTACAATGACATGGAGACCTCCATTCTTTTCGAGATCATCGGTTGTTTTAAAATCCGTTCCCCTTCCTGCGATATTGGTTGCAATGACTACCTCACCTGGGCTTAGTTCTTCTTCCGTTGCATTGGCATTTTCCTCATCGAAAAATGTCCTAATCCTCATTGCCTGTCCCGTTGCAATCAATTCTTCCTGGATCTCCTTGGCATCCTTAATTGTTTCACAAATAATCAAACAAGATCGTCCTTTTTGCACCTCAACGATGGCATCATCTGCAATTACCTGACTGAATATATCATCATCAACGACTTCAccttcaatttcttcaaatttcttctctctatATGTTGGAATTGCGGCAAACCCGACGTTGTAGATGGAAGAGAGTAGCTCCTGTTCGGATTCAGATCCCAATGTACCTGTTAAACCGTAGATGCGACTTCCATACTTTTTTATGTAGCCAAGATTTGAAATGAAGCAACTTGTTAGACTTTCAGATGTTAATTGCAAATTGTGCTTCAGCTGTAAGAATTGATGAAGACCATGCTGCCAAATGGTATTCTTCATTGTTATCCCGGTATTTGCATAATCAACAGGCTGCACAACTAATTCTCCATTGTGGTTCCTTATAACGTACTGCTGATCCTCCATGTATGTGAACTTAGCTTCAATTGCATTTACAATCCATCTATCAACGGACGCATCAGCATACTCACGAATATGCGATGGAATAAGGGTAATAGCCGTTGGATTGGAAGATTTAATTGATTGTTTGATTTTTGGAATCATTGATGTTTCCATTTCATTTAGGAATTTCCGATATTCCTCCTGTGCTTCATCAGGATTTGGCAGTTTCTGTAGCtgctcaattttcaatttcatctcCTTCCGATATTCCTCAACAATTGCCCTTTCAGCTTTATAGAGTTCCTgccaaatttttatataaacatACTTGAGAGCATCCATTCCTGGAAATGGTCCAGATAGTTTAGCAATGTGATTTGCATTATCAATTATCATGCTGTCAACTTCATCGAGAATAATGGTGTCAAATGGTCTTCCAGCTCGTGTTTTAAAGCCCAAAAAGGACTCTTTGAGGTAGTCAAATTGGAAGTTGGCAATACTCCCGTAGACGATGTCCTTCTTGTAGCAACTTCTTTCACCAGTTGTGTACGTTGGATCAAAATTATTTGTCGTTACGCTTAGGGAGAGTAAGTTGAAGAAGCGTTGCTTGTCTTTAACACCATCAGCTGCTAAGACGGGATTACTGGTGATTACATCAACTTTGCTACCTTGTAGAGCTTTAATGGCCGCGAGAATTGCTACAATTGTCGTTTTTCCTTCTCCAGTTTGAATTTGCGACAGTTGACCTCTATCCATTGTCCGAAGGAAGACAATGAGAGCCAGGATCTGTGTATCACGTAGCTCATGTCCTCCAGTTGCTAGACAATTAGCTCTATCCATAACTGCCAAAGCTTCATTGATGTCCTTGCTCGAAAGACGACCCTTTTGCGTAATTGCCCAATTTTTTACATCAACATCCTTCTTATTCCTCCAGGaagttgagaaatttttgaccTTTTTGTAATCATCCTCGAGTGATTTGGTATCATCATATTGAATCTCCGACAGTAGTTGCTTCAGTGATTTTTCGTTTGAATCCCTGCAAGGATTAGTTTTGAATTCTGGTAAATTACTCCAACTGATATCTTCGAAATTTTCATTGGCTCCCGACTCATTGTCCTTTTGCTGTTCTTCCTGCTTTGCTTTAAAGAATCCCTTTAGCATTTCGTAGTCAAGTTCTAACTTCTCACTGATTTCcctaattttctcattgagtttttcatcaatttctgAACGCAAAAGTGGttcaaaaattcttgtaaactTCTCCATTTGTTCTGGGAACTTTTTAACAATATCAAGTTCTTGTTCACCTTTGGCATTTGCAGAGATTTCAACTTTCACACC from Lutzomyia longipalpis isolate SR_M1_2022 chromosome 4, ASM2433408v1 encodes:
- the LOC129795438 gene encoding uncharacterized protein LOC129795438, whose amino-acid sequence is MKRNLANKNKKCQEGIIARDRQMKEEENVKNVGVIGLAERLLKGGELTLEHLIELGCRIAKKQGYEDDQIIVCDVSALSEQLKSRKDPESTVFGICQIDKIKFVFCILRFSGKTICLFRNFLAVEIPEEIKNILELSVKEKLEFKLYGKVEEIKNQNDMDILSLKVVETMMNHMKMEDQKKKNEFIEGFDNPKRTLFEWFKEKISKLRDQLFSLIQEDYEKIVGSDLDQLARDSEFKEAIKVFISNIPLLEEVDNFKNYQNLLSQFANMEENEDSIDPVKFKELQEKLEKAQNEILTKAKGVKVEISANAKGEQELDIVKKFPEQMEKFTRIFEPLLRSEIDEKLNEKIREISEKLELDYEMLKGFFKAKQEEQQKDNESGANENFEDISWSNLPEFKTNPCRDSNEKSLKQLLSEIQYDDTKSLEDDYKKVKNFSTSWRNKKDVDVKNWAITQKGRLSSKDINEALAVMDRANCLATGGHELRDTQILALIVFLRTMDRGQLSQIQTGEGKTTIVAILAAIKALQGSKVDVITSNPVLAADGVKDKQRFFNLLSLSVTTNNFDPTYTTGERSCYKKDIVYGSIANFQFDYLKESFLGFKTRAGRPFDTIILDEVDSMIIDNANHIAKLSGPFPGMDALKYVYIKIWQELYKAERAIVEEYRKEMKLKIEQLQKLPNPDEAQEEYRKFLNEMETSMIPKIKQSIKSSNPTAITLIPSHIREYADASVDRWIVNAIEAKFTYMEDQQYVIRNHNGELVVQPVDYANTGITMKNTIWQHGLHQFLQLKHNLQLTSESLTSCFISNLGYIKKYGSRIYGLTGTLGSESEQELLSSIYNVGFAAIPTYREKKFEEIEGEVVDDDIFSQVIADDAIVEVQKGRSCLIICETIKDAKEIQEELIATGQAMRIRTFFDEENANATEEELSPGEVVIATNIAGRGTDFKTTDDLEKNGGLHVIVPFLPCNKRVEDQAFGRTARQGNEGTAKLIVKHGEIEHLAVDITDLDYMKEIKEKRDLNEKKRIQRIKNDEVLKLNFQDNLFECFADLYRNLKNENQFKEGYQSVLDDLKESWAFWLEKKNFTNNADLTAKDPKEEFEDFKSHASATINGQIKFNPYYAIQQADTFLSHEKYSDAERALNHAIGLSDNPEILHGAYMKLFEVEIEKGHVFMDKCRQAIGDLCFITFVKPDGKYKENAKYNLTKAQEALKKELEYIEKLQKDEEFGYIVVDVDERKGDASYWYSDEDMNKIGTAMLKSLNIDPDKQFKNRLTKDLIEIFCKECKLQDKFPIFICYNIGGTSNDGGGAHWVAMCVVKVQDQIRIFYKDSKGDFGGNIPVIKEEFRKHWKGADFFDHPGIEQLDNTSCGPMTLENLRIMAKSIKDDGLEKFMKNYQNLTFSQQKDASKLRKEFLNNMADVTENLFLKHLTSRRAGLNLYVEHIKNLIERINNCKQGDGLSISLRSPDYFVNLKPKNENEKNIKKVVMDAELSELADVGTNTIYDLKEMYKVCDEVIAGARVQIIGGLGLIATGVAFPPALPVVGPIGGTMITEGVCDIAMDLIIQSSDGKFHKGAYIKGKVISYGISLLTMGISAAMQCPKILNKAKRACRWMAKTLRKCPYMKNICERIATKFDTIGKLFEKMEIVAKFNKMSNVEKLKYFNELKEANNLQHLKYLGENLKQINQLKQLEMAGRLTELTRYQKTMAALKHIAMTTAKGIAVRTAQTVIITKIVTPQLSSMMEGFKPAIRRHVKKAVEENINREKLQRTNQEELQKVMQEIRDAIDYETILGIFRDAILGMSQHCSNWQVQLCALAIDQYVSWKRVYDFAKDLCKKINQKLKSSGDAKSNVDELIGNLTDQLTEEMYNHVVSNTIKTCRDVSSVGLKAFRNYKNERKKIQTCLDIIKEFKNGGVAGQEQATALSDVLKRPIHIYEENGNVIKIGEQYPGDPIEVSYHPPDENNPHGHYVPYGEDRNWSASDGSGNNCFFEAVGHKIETDANKLRAFTVNRMERHPRRYIAMYVRQELGSDGSHIFLAGGRNHIRMTEDYYPSHENRIKASNELNPEIAELRNKLNELKKKADQFKESGRSKQQIKKNFNKGHPKFGNVEDKEEMMMGAFYVKFTDGTELKLITVSGKTPFSDRQNMENPQDLDQTGQPRTFQWTTKRGFKFEDPGEPKGKVYDVYNRCETNQEFTTSCCAQKFVYILGEHMKNNPHLEIQDILRMNESWYKPGGGKFMPEQVIMDKSCDPCANLLPFSTGKKD
- the LOC129795639 gene encoding guanine nucleotide-binding protein G(o) subunit alpha-like encodes the protein MGACMTVERDKITARRRSEEIDKQLDELAKEHPRILKILLLGAGESGKSTLVKQMKIIHSEGFTAAELSAFRPTVLDNLLSSMKYVLSGMGLLRINLEHASNKIYAEIVLASPSCFDMEFKIIEKVRMALRILWKDRGVRLAVARGYDYELNDSALYLFDNMDRICADSYIPSPTDVLRARVRTNGIIETNFRINDNIISMYDVGGQRSQRRKWVYCFEDVRAVLFVVALSGFDMTLLEDNTVNRLEESLNLFEQIVNNRWFKEASFVLFLNKLDLFRDKIMSSGRHLRLFFPDYKGPDRNIDEAALFIQKKFLQRNHNDRKVICPHFTTATDTANVQTVFQVVMETVIKENLGNVTLL